The Hippoglossus hippoglossus isolate fHipHip1 chromosome 2, fHipHip1.pri, whole genome shotgun sequence DNA segment ATTCTCCCAAGCAACAAAATTGTTCATTGCCAAGACAAATCCTCCAGAGCTTTGGTCTATTCCAACGGCACTCTACATATCCCACAGACTCAGTTATTAGACAGTGGCTATTATAAATGCATTGCCATTAATCAACATGGTGTGGATACAGTGGCTGCAAAAGTTACTGTCATCAGGCGCAACGGGCTCATGAGGCCTTTGAGGAGGTTTCCAGCAAGACCTCAGTCAGCCTCAGGGGTcaacacatacatacatccaGAGGAGGCATCAGGGGAAGTTGCGATAAGTCAAGAAATGTCCCCAGTTAACCGACAAGATATTGTGAGAAGAAGAATTCCAGCAGGTGTAGCCCCAGGGAGGAGGGGCAGCCATCCATCAAAGAATATTGGGCAGAGGCCACCAGTGCTTCGAAAACTAACAGAAGACAGGAAACATATAGTTGAGAGCAAGAGGAGAATTAATGTGTCAAAGAGTAAAATAGACCCAGAGAAATGGGCTGATATTTTGGCAAAGATTAGAGACAGAAATACTCTGAATACTGTAACATCACTACCAGTTCAGCAcacaacagagaggagacagataGAGCAAACAACACAGCGACAAGACATGATTGAAGGGTCATCAGATGGCATGACTGTgccggagaaagagagacaggattACCTAACAACCCAAAATAGTCCAGTACAACATACACAAATGGAAACTAatgaacaaaacagacaaagtcAGGGAACCCATGTCACATCTAacagtcagcacacacacattatacatgCTACAACAGACTCACAGACAATGCAGACCACAGACAATGTATGGTGCACAACCCATGACACAAACTTGGATCAATACACAACTTCAGACAGCGTATTTCCCCTTTCACAGACTCCACCTGTTCCCCTACATGTCACTGTCTGGCAGGCGAACACAAACAgtgccagcagcagcacaattTCTCCAAGAGATAACTACAGCACAGATACAAATGTGAATGCAGTCGAAACAACTGATTGGACCGACACATCTGAGAGGAGTGAGAATACAAATAGGCCGAATGTTGTTGCCAGCTCTAATAATGACAGAGAGCATTCTTCCAGTGGAACTGAAATCATCTCTGTAGTCGAACGAAATGAATCAGAGACAAGCCAagaagaaagtggaaaatatCTTCGAGAGGCTACAACAATATCAGAAAAGTATACTCAGGCAGAGGACACGACACTTGATGATTTGCACTCTCAAGCAATGCTTACGACGTCATTTGTGGCAACTACCCTTGTGCCCACCACTGCAAGTAGTTCAACCGCAGCACAGTTCCTGCGTCTCGACCAGCCCAACAACCGGAGAAGGAATGGGAATCGGAGGAAAAGACcgaacagaagaaaacaaaagctgaaTGAACCCACCCAGTTTACTGCCACCACACCTGCAAATGCTCCACTTGCAACAGCCAGGACGACTGCCTCCACACTGCTAAAAATAGAACCATTAGAAGTTACAAAAGCCAAATTCAATACCACTGTTCCATTCACCAGAGGCCAAGCAGCATCATCAGGGGGACTGAgtcataaagaaaacacagtctCCAGGCATGACATTGAGTCAGCCACCAAACCATCCTCGCTGCCAACTTCTCTCCCCAAAACGAAGGACCCCCTTCAACCCCTGGCCAAACCACTATTCAAAAGCACATCAGCAGCACCATCGTTTCCAACAGCCTCTCCAGCAGTGGGTCATGGAAAGACAAGTTCTCAAACAGCCTTGAGAGTCTCAGAGAATGCATCTCGAGAGCACTTTGATATGCTCACATTAACCACTTTGCAGACATTAACAGGCAGACCTTTTCCAACTTCTAGACTTTTAGAGACAGTCGGAGCAAGTATAACAGAAGACCTTCGACATGTGCCATTTTCTAACAATTCCACTGTGGATTTTCAGACTGTAAGTGTGCAAACAGATGCCAAACAATACCCACCCATTGAAATTGATAGTGGAAAGATGCTTGTGAAAGAATCTGGGATGCATTTTTCACCGCTGCCATCTCTAACTGCCTCATCCTCTCCCCTGATTGAGCAAGCATCCAAGACAACATCTGAATACACTTCTAGTGACATAACTACAACTCAGAGTTTGCTTTTTGATGGTCATTTGGAGACAGAACAGGTTACCAAGAGATATTATGATATAGTCAGTCAACATAACACCCCAAGCAGTGAATCAGAGGTAGAAACTGCAAATATTGATATTGTGAATCCTTCTATCGCAAGTACCACCCTAACAACAGCTCCGTCTACCACCTCATCAAGTCCTGATCCTTTGATCCCATCCCAAGAGGTGTTACATGCCACAACACCCCAAACATATTCCAAAGGAGTTAGCGTGGGACCAAAGACCACTGCCCAGGATGGCCCTAGGATCACAATCCAGCAAATCAAACCTATCATTACCACAAAGCCTTGGGGAATATCAGACTACCCTTCTGCAACCCAGTCACCTGACCACAAAATGACATCCTTTGCCTTAAAACTCACCAGTGGGCGAATACATAAGCAGGCCACTCCTACCCCAGCAATTCCTGCAATTCAAACTAATCAATTTCGAGAGGAACTGTTGACAAATACCCAGGATGTGTCCAGTGTGCACCAGCTACCTGGAAGAGGATCTATTTCAAGAGGGAAGCCAAGGATATCAAAGAGCAATTTCCAAACGTTCACAGTGAAAGCTGAAACAGATGCTCAACTTCCTTGTGAGGCTAATGGAGAGCCAAAGCCATTCCTGTCATGGACCAAAGTTGCCAATGGTATGTATGATTCAAAATCAAAACTTCGGTATACACACATTTTAGAACAGTCTTTGCAATTCCTTTTTTACAAACACTCtaatggaaaatggaaataattattgtgattattaatGATTATTAACATGAATGCTTGGGATTGgttgtttgcttggcctgtcgagctggttgcagctttctttctgaaatttCATTTGTGAATAATATGTATTATAATTTTAAGAATAGCTTCTTTGATACACTCAGGGGCCTACTTCAGAATGATTCTTTTTCATTAGTGAGCACTCCTCAAACAGGCCTATACTGTTCCAAAAtactttgtagacaaattgcttaaaaggaagtgattctatgaatgctcctgccatgatggagatcagcatcCCAAACACCTGTGAATGTCTTTGTCGGTCCGATACGGTCAAATAGATATTGtaaaattatcaaaataaactgGACAAATGTTATTGCTGATGCATTACTTTTGGTCTACCAGCAGTAATGACAACTGTAGAACAAATGTATTCTGGATACATAGAAGAATACATGCTCAATTGggtccacagactgactgttaaGCCCCAGCCCCGCTCGTAGCAATGtcctggtcacctgtttattcgATTTcttatattaatattgaatgcaTTCCGTGTCCTAATCATGACAAATttaacactgcacttccttgggcccttaacaacacacatgcagagggaGTTGAGAAGCTGATAAGTTGAGTGGAGAAATGAGATACGTgtttcacagacagaaagaaagacagactgacagacatttctgtcatttaacgatattgttattattatcatcatatttttatattattattatattgtaaatatatcataatttattttatattatattgtttttcaactttatataattcaatcaatcaagcaTCTGTTAGCTGCATGTTATTGGGTCAAACAGTATGTAACTATCTTAtatcagataaaataaaagatgtttgaATGGAAATGTTTACACATGCACTTTGTGTAAAATACGCGTTTATATCCTTGTTGTTAGGTTTATATCATGGTTGGACACTCAACATAggtaaaaataagttttcatgTTCACAATTGGACACGAAAAAGGATGTGgatgagaataataatatataatatgacaccacattaatttttttatttggttttcaaaatatttcattattaattgGATGAAGTCTCAAAAGTCTGAACACATGTAATATGTGCAAAATGATACAGTCAGCTcaaaatataattacatttgATTCTAGTGTAAAGTATATACAACCttgaaaaaacaatgtgaaatacaaacatgacacacaaacGTATTAGCAGTATGTATATGATACAAAATGAATAATCAAACACCAACGTTTTCAAACTCTGATAgaaaaatttacaaaataaagttaGTCAAGCTAGTGTATGTCTAGTTGTGAGGATGATTAGTAGATCAAGTAATTCTCCTTGATCATTCTAAGATATACGGACCCACACAATGATTTTTCACGCCATTAAAAATACTACATTATTTCACCTAGagcatattgtttttcttctcttttctttacagTAATTCTTCACCTATaatgtatatgtgtgttatATCTAAAATATCTGTCTTTCCACTCATGCAGGGGCAAGCATTGCGCAGAGCACCAGGGTTCACAGGTTTGAGGTCCAACCAAATGGTACATTAATCATCAAGAACACACAGCACATGGATGGGGGTCAGTACCTCTGCAAGGTCCAGAACCAGTATGGTACAGACAAAATGGTGGTCAACCTTGTGGTCCTGTCTCAGCATCCTCGGGTGCTCCAGCCTCGGAACAGAGACGTGACAGTGAATCTCGGTGGCAAAGTGGATTTGGAGTGTAAAGTAGAGGGGCATCCTATGCCTAAAGTCATATGGTTGCTCCCTAACCATGTTCGCATAGCTGCTGCCTCAATTGGTATGGCCCTTCCGCAGCGTGTGGCTGTTTTTGGTAACGGAACCCTCCGGATCAGCCAGGCCAGTTACACAGACAAAGGTATTTACAAGTGCATTGGCAGCAGTGCAGTTGGAACTGACAGTGTCTCTGTCCACCTTCATGTGTCAGCATTGCCACCATTGAttcaacagacacaaaatgaaaacctcACTCTTCTAGAGGGCAGCAATGCCTACATCCACTGTACCGCCACAGGTGTCCCTCAACCTGTCATTCACTGGATCACATCTGATGGCGTGCAACTCGCTGCTTCCCAGTTTTTCACTGGACACAACCCCTCGGTCTTTCCTAATGGAACCCTCTACATAAAGGGATTGGGCCCGGGAAATGCTGGGAGATATGAGTGCTCAGCTAGTAATGCAGTGGCATCCAGCAAGAGAACCGTGATCTTGATTACCAAGAAGAATCCATCCTCTTCCAAGGCAAGTATCTCTTCATCATCCCCCCAAAGAACAGATGTGATTTATGGAAGAAATTTGTTGCTCAACTGTGTGGCAACAGGAGAGCCAAATccctggatcatctggaggacACCCTCTAAGAAGCTGGTGGATTCTCAGTACAGGTAGTAAAATCACacattataatttaatattttttctacatccttaattaaatgtttaaataaatgcatttatgtAATATCCTCTGAATGGTACTTCTTCTGTCACTTTTGCAGTTTTGACCCCAGGATTAAGGTCTTCCCAAATGGCACTATAATCATTCATTCTGTGACCGACAAGGACAGTGGGGACTACCTGTGTATGGCACGCAACAAGATAGGCGATGACTATGTTCTGCTGCGGGTCACTGTACTGACAAGGCCAGCCAAAATTGAACAGAAGCAGCAGCGATCCAGTCAGGAGGTGGTTTATGGTGGAGACTTGAAGGTAGACTGTGTGGCGTCTGGGCTCCCAAGCCCTGAGATCAGCTGGGCACTGCCGGATGGCACCATGGTCAACCCAGTGAAACAGAGGGACCATGTCAGTGGAGGACGCAGACGCAGGTATGAGCTGCTGATGGCCTCTATTAAGAAGTCtttcctgtatgtgtgtaagaCTATAACAAAATTATTTCCTTATCAACTTTGCAACCTTTTCCCGATGCAACTTTCACTGAACATGTAGTTGCATCCCATTTATCATTTTTGTGTTATCTTATTTCCATTGCTGATACAACTAAATACAAcaacttttttacatttttattcgAGTCCAATGCGCCACAGTCTTCAAATTCTGTATTAGAACACAGGTGTAAACAATTCTGCAGTTCAAGAACATGCATGAATTTGACATTGAGTTTTCTTAGGAACATTCATTTCAGGAAATTCTagaaaaaaaacgaaagaaGATATTGGTGAATGCGGCCCATTCATGATGATGTAACTgtatataattacaaataattaatttcatttatttatggaCATAACTTTAATCTGAAAGCTCAAGTCATTAAAGTCTTAAAACAATTTGtgtccctctccttcctcaACTGCATGTGTTGTAGGTATCTGGTGTTTGACAATGGGACGCTGTATTTCAATGATGTCGGTATGCCAGAAGAAGGGGACTACACTTGTTATGCTGAGAACCAAGTTGGCAAAGATGAGATGAAGGTCAGAGTTAAGCTTAAGGTTGCAACTCCTCCACCACAAATCCTGGATAAAGATCAAAAGTTTGTGCGGGTTTTCTATGGTGAGTCCATTACACTTAGATGTAATGCCAAAGGGGAACCAATGCCTGTCATCACATGGATTTCCCCAACAAATAGAGTGATCGCCTCTGCATTGGACAAATATCAGGTCCTGGATGATGGGACATTGGTGGTTCAAAAGGTCCAACGTTTTGATGGAGGTAACTACACCTGCATGGCCAGGAACAATGTAGGACAAGACCATAAAGTCATCAGGCTGGAAGTCCTAGTAACCACTCCAACGATCAATGGCCTAAGAGAAACTGCCAGTGCTGTCAAGATAACTGCTGTCCAGGATCAGCGGAAACTGGTGGACTGTGTCGCAAAGGGCACACCCACCCCTCGCGTCATGTGGGTCCTAACAGGAAATGTGATCCTTCCTGCACCATACTACAGCAACAGAATGACAGTTCACCAGAATGGTACCTTGGAAATCCGGTCAATCAAGAGGACAGACTCAGGGCAACTGGCTTGCATCGCTCGGAATGAAGGAGGGGAGGTCAGACTGTTGGTCGATTTGGATGTAAAAGAGGTTGTTGAGAGGCCACAAAGTAGAGGTCCCGAAACACATAGTCTGTCACTGACTGTGGGGAATGCCATGACTTTGAATTGCTCCTTTGACGGCTCGACACTCCCTCACGTCACTTGGATCTTACCCAATGGCATACCATTGCTAAGTGGTGCTCGATTCTCCAAGTTTTTCCATCAGCCTGATGGATCTCTGATCATCAGCAATCCATCTGTTGGTGAAGCTGGTATGTACCGCTGTCTGGGGCATAATTCTGGAGGGCTTGTGGAACGAACTATCACATTGTCCCCAGGAATAAAACCAGAGATCAACAACAGATACAACTCTCCTATTAGCATCATGAATGGGGAAATACTATTGCTACATTGTCAAACCAATGTCGAACCCGTCAGACTAACATGGACACTACCCAGTGGGGTTGTCCTCAATAGACCACAGAGAGCTGGACGATACTCTGTACTGCCCAATGGGACGCTTGCAATCCAACAAGTATCAGTCTATGATCGGGGGTCCTATATATGTCGGGCTGCAAATGAGTATGGAAGTTCTCAGCTTTCTGCAGCAGTAATTGTGATTACATACCCACCTCAAATTACAAATGGCCCTCCCTCTGTGACCTATGCTAAACATGGAGTTGCTGTGCAGCTGAACTGTGTAGCAAATGGGATTCCAAAAGTGGAGCTTGCATGGGAAACGCCTGATAAAACCCGCTTGGCCGTCAGTGCACAGCCACGCCTTTTTGGAAACAAGTACCTCCATCCACAAGGTTCCCTCATTATTCAGAACCCcacaaaaaaagacagtggTATCTACCGCTGCACGGCCAGGAATGCCATTGGCATAGACTCCAAAGCTACATTTCTCAATGTGTACTGATGAATTTCACTTTTCATCGTGGTCGTTCTCTCTTTGTTTGCCCAAGCAACTGCCTAGTTAAAAGCAgctaatgtttttaatgatccAAATGTAAAAACTGCTGTGCTCAATATATTCATATTCCTCATCCCTGGAAAATAGCAATGGGCCTTACTCCTTCATTGTGCAATTTAGCTTGAGTCTAATGACTTCATCCCCTCAGACAGTATATTGGTCTTTACCTAATGTGTCCACTTCACTAGAAATAACACCtgtcaaattattgttttctccTACAATGTAATAGCATGACGGAATAGTTGTAGTTACAGTTTGCAAGTTCTAACTCTTTGGCGTATAACAAAAGGAGGAAGTTCAATCATCTAAAATCAAACGGCACCAAGCGTGTTACAGGCTTAACAAAACCAAGCAAAGTCAGATAGTTCTGTTATTAGATCAAGTGAGAACAATTACACACTTGTTTGATCATCACAATGTACAGTATAATACACCAAATAGCACTTGTTTGGTGTTATATCTTATCTTGTCTACCATGTAGTAAATTAATTCGGGACCCCCATTGATGAACACAATTTACTTCAGTGACATTTATTAATAGTTTTCCAAAAAAGAATCAGGAAATACTTTGACTGGAGTTAACAATTGGTCCATGAACAATATTTCATTTGAAGCTGCTATTATCGCTACTGTTGATCCTGGTTGTATTATTAAGCACTAAATGTGTTGGTGTGTAGGTTCAGAACACAAGTCCCAGATGGCCCAACTGAGTGGGGGACATCAGGATTGCCCTCACAATCAGTTCAGATATGAGGCCAATTAATTGTATCATCTCAGTCTCAGGTGTTGATAGTAGTAAAATTCAAAAAGTCAATGTCATTTTACTGCTCTTCGTATTATGCAAATTAGCAAAAAGATCCATCATAGTGGCCTTTATTGTCCTTTGCCTTGCCTTTGCTAGTTTATGGAAGAAATTGAGGTGTATTTCAGGGCACAATTTCAAGCCATACAGGCTCTCTGCTAAATTGCTGCCTTTTAAAGTTCTTACTTTCTTGGCTGTTATTTATATTGCCATCATCAGACCAAGTCAATTTTCTTAGGAAGCATTAACCCGTAATTATCAAACAATGTGTGAAGTTTCAGGAGACAAAATATAAAGCTATTGACAAACAGGCTACACCTACATTCAGCGATCCATATGGCACTTTGGATCTCActaaaaaaggcagaaaaacacatttgagcaAAATGGATATTGTCAATAGATTCTTTGGCTCTGCAGCATCCTGAGCAGTAAATTAACCTTTGTTGACATTGTACAGTTGCTTCTGATAATGACAAATAATGTCAAGCTGTGTCAACGGTCTGTTTTTCTAACTCGGAAATATTGTTTAACTTAATTACAGAATTaattgaaaatgtgtaaaacgTAGCTGGGATTGTCTGTTTTAGGGCCTTATTTGAGATAATTATTCATATCCTGTGCCTTTCCATTATCTGAGTCAGATATTTCAATAATGTTTTGATCCTGTTCTCAGCAAGTTCTATGTCCTCATTTGTAAATAATGTCTTTGATAGACTGTAATGAACTGCAATTTTCCCATAGTTTAATATAAGATTTCCCCTCCTTTCTACTACTCGtagtcaaaaacaaaaacctttatTGCAAAGGCAGGGAAAGCAAAAGATTGgagaaatatgttttaagaatgttttcaatttataactgtaaaataacatcAATGAGTGGGTGTACtcttttgaaaagaaaagaaaaggctcaaaataaatatcttcaGCAAAcatacagatgtttgtgtcttttctgttgtGATGACTTTATTAAAagtttactgttttttttcagcCAGCTTTTGAGAACAGAACAGATGAAAACCTGCGAAAATGCTCAACTTAGCATTTTGGACGAAGGAAGTAGGTCACCATTACTCACAGAGAGTAGAAACATGCAGTCATTGCACTGGGAATGTAGCCGCAGTCTTGTCTTCCAGAAGGAAGGAACATCTGGAGCCATGAGGAAATCTCCCATTAGTTCAGCACATTCAGCCTAAAAGAGTCACTCTTTGGGAAGTTTTAGTAtcagtgaccccccccccccccctttcaggGCACTGAGGTCAACCAGTGCTACACTGTTCCGCCTCGTCCAATATTCACAGAAAAGATCTTTAGCTTTCTTCTTTCAGATGAA contains these protein-coding regions:
- the mxra5a gene encoding matrix-remodeling-associated protein 5, with protein sequence MAANLDLGTGPGVGFTADGEPGQGGGPQYSSGNRRPSATLPLLPLTSTLFQPKHCHKAGIQQPLAPGLQQVVPLPQIKMDPAVVRVLQTMLVLMILPPVTSVSCPRPCACPQPTELHCTFRSLITIPDAVPKYVKRMNLGFNSIHKITDKSLLGLQKLELLMVHGNDIQTLHDGVFRDLVSLQMLKISYNKLKEISRHTLQGLWSLSRLHLDHNQLEFIHPDAFQGLTSLRLLQLEGNQLQQLHPATFTTFTLMSQFHVSTLRHLFLSDNRLTSLPSGLVATMPQLENLYLHGNPWACDCNMNWLHDWDKTSPGVLKCKKDKALPGGQLCPMCLSPMHLEKKELLALENLVCSSPVIRFPHRTSPHEDTETEVLTTENFMEPFGNISLGLSDQHGNEVDLECCVGMPRNITRINWEHVNQLQLASNITFSVDLECPVDREKYERLWRLIAYYSSVPAHLKRGIMLSKEPHPTYVYEQDSEKDARYYTGIKVNVMAQPAWLMQTSAELQLNRLQSSAKKVKLILSTDLSEEVEVEQLRRQQMKWVLIESTNLTRKVLSAILGSQNQMYCNVHSSGQAVVHWMLPDGSKVKAPYSSPDDRVSVSNNGRLVIKSVSHTDTGIYYCIANVHGDLAVLSFHLTVQESSNPPPGEDSSNTPTEVIAGNPLSLPCRTSASPDAEINWILPSNKIVHCQDKSSRALVYSNGTLHIPQTQLLDSGYYKCIAINQHGVDTVAAKVTVIRRNGLMRPLRRFPARPQSASGVNTYIHPEEASGEVAISQEMSPVNRQDIVRRRIPAGVAPGRRGSHPSKNIGQRPPVLRKLTEDRKHIVESKRRINVSKSKIDPEKWADILAKIRDRNTLNTVTSLPVQHTTERRQIEQTTQRQDMIEGSSDGMTVPEKERQDYLTTQNSPVQHTQMETNEQNRQSQGTHVTSNSQHTHIIHATTDSQTMQTTDNVWCTTHDTNLDQYTTSDSVFPLSQTPPVPLHVTVWQANTNSASSSTISPRDNYSTDTNVNAVETTDWTDTSERSENTNRPNVVASSNNDREHSSSGTEIISVVERNESETSQEESGKYLREATTISEKYTQAEDTTLDDLHSQAMLTTSFVATTLVPTTASSSTAAQFLRLDQPNNRRRNGNRRKRPNRRKQKLNEPTQFTATTPANAPLATARTTASTLLKIEPLEVTKAKFNTTVPFTRGQAASSGGLSHKENTVSRHDIESATKPSSLPTSLPKTKDPLQPLAKPLFKSTSAAPSFPTASPAVGHGKTSSQTALRVSENASREHFDMLTLTTLQTLTGRPFPTSRLLETVGASITEDLRHVPFSNNSTVDFQTVSVQTDAKQYPPIEIDSGKMLVKESGMHFSPLPSLTASSSPLIEQASKTTSEYTSSDITTTQSLLFDGHLETEQVTKRYYDIVSQHNTPSSESEVETANIDIVNPSIASTTLTTAPSTTSSSPDPLIPSQEVLHATTPQTYSKGVSVGPKTTAQDGPRITIQQIKPIITTKPWGISDYPSATQSPDHKMTSFALKLTSGRIHKQATPTPAIPAIQTNQFREELLTNTQDVSSVHQLPGRGSISRGKPRISKSNFQTFTVKAETDAQLPCEANGEPKPFLSWTKVANGASIAQSTRVHRFEVQPNGTLIIKNTQHMDGGQYLCKVQNQYGTDKMVVNLVVLSQHPRVLQPRNRDVTVNLGGKVDLECKVEGHPMPKVIWLLPNHVRIAAASIGMALPQRVAVFGNGTLRISQASYTDKGIYKCIGSSAVGTDSVSVHLHVSALPPLIQQTQNENLTLLEGSNAYIHCTATGVPQPVIHWITSDGVQLAASQFFTGHNPSVFPNGTLYIKGLGPGNAGRYECSASNAVASSKRTVILITKKNPSSSKASISSSSPQRTDVIYGRNLLLNCVATGEPNPWIIWRTPSKKLVDSQYSFDPRIKVFPNGTIIIHSVTDKDSGDYLCMARNKIGDDYVLLRVTVLTRPAKIEQKQQRSSQEVVYGGDLKVDCVASGLPSPEISWALPDGTMVNPVKQRDHVSGGRRRRYLVFDNGTLYFNDVGMPEEGDYTCYAENQVGKDEMKVRVKLKVATPPPQILDKDQKFVRVFYGESITLRCNAKGEPMPVITWISPTNRVIASALDKYQVLDDGTLVVQKVQRFDGGNYTCMARNNVGQDHKVIRLEVLVTTPTINGLRETASAVKITAVQDQRKLVDCVAKGTPTPRVMWVLTGNVILPAPYYSNRMTVHQNGTLEIRSIKRTDSGQLACIARNEGGEVRLLVDLDVKEVVERPQSRGPETHSLSLTVGNAMTLNCSFDGSTLPHVTWILPNGIPLLSGARFSKFFHQPDGSLIISNPSVGEAGMYRCLGHNSGGLVERTITLSPGIKPEINNRYNSPISIMNGEILLLHCQTNVEPVRLTWTLPSGVVLNRPQRAGRYSVLPNGTLAIQQVSVYDRGSYICRAANEYGSSQLSAAVIVITYPPQITNGPPSVTYAKHGVAVQLNCVANGIPKVELAWETPDKTRLAVSAQPRLFGNKYLHPQGSLIIQNPTKKDSGIYRCTARNAIGIDSKATFLNVY